Proteins co-encoded in one Zootoca vivipara chromosome 3, rZooViv1.1, whole genome shotgun sequence genomic window:
- the KCNS3 gene encoding potassium voltage-gated channel subfamily S member 3 isoform X2, with translation MVYGEFFHRPGQDEELVNLNVGGFKQSIGQSTLLRFPHTRLGKLLKCHSEEAILELCDDYSVAEKEYYFDRNPSLFRYVLNFYYTGKLHVMEELCVFSFCQEIEYWGINELFLDSCCSNRYQEKKEEGLGPDKDWDQKSNAGSLDTSDDESSIFEKDLEKFDKQWLGELRKNIWVRMENPASCLSAKLIAVSSLSVVLASIVTMCIHSMPEFQKLDANEREIENPILEIVEIICIIWFTSELMIRLAAAPSQKKFWKNPLNIIDFVSILPFYATLAVDTKEEESEDIENMGKVVQILRLMRIFRILKLARHSVGLRSLGATLRHSYHEVGLLLLFLAVGISIFSVLVYSVEKDDDTSELQSIPICWWWATISMTTVGYGDTYPVTVGGKIIGTTCIICGILVVALPITIIFNKFSKYYQKQKDIDVDQCNNDAKEKANELPYFNIRDIYAKRMHSFISSLSSVGFVANDRDSTDASSIQDLDDVYNTTSLQNGTGK, from the coding sequence ATGGTGTACGGCGAATTCTTCCACAGGCCGGGACAAGATGAGGAGCTTGTCAACTTGAATGTGGGTGGCTTTAAGCAGTCCATTGGCCAAAGCACATTGCTCAGATTTCCCCATACGAGACTCGGGAAGCTGCTCAAATGCCATTCAGAAGAAGCTATTCTGGAACTGTGCGATGACTACAGCGTTGCAGAGAAGGAGTACTACTTTGACCGGAACCCTTCCTTGTTCCGCTACGTGCTGAATTTTTATTACACAGGGAAACTCCACGTCATGGAAGAGCTCTGCGTCTTCTCCTTCTGCCAGGAAATAGAGTACTGGGGAATCAACGAGCTCTTCCTTGACTCTTGCTGCAGCAACAGGtaccaagaaaagaaagaagagggatTGGGACCAGATAAGGATTGGGACCAGAAAAGCAATGCTGGAAGCCTGGATACTTCTGACGACGAGTCGTCCATCTTTGAGAAGGATCTCGAGAAGTTTGATAAGCAATGGTTGGGGGAGTTGCGCAAGAACATATGGGTCAGAATGGAGAACCCTGCCTCTTGCTTGTCCGCCAAGTTGATTGCCGTTTCCTCCTTGAGCGTGGTCCTAGCATCCATTGTGACAATGTGCATCCATAGCATGCCGGAATTCCAGAAGCTGGATGCCAACGAAAGGGAGATAGAAAACCCTATTCTGGAAATAGTGGAGATCATATGCATCATCTGGTTCACCTCTGAGCTTATGATCAGATTGGCTGCTGCTCCGAGTCAGAAAAAGTTCTGGAAGAACCCGCTGAACATTATAGACTTTGTCTCCATCCTTCCGTTCTACGCCACTTTGGCCGTGGACACCAAAGAGGAGGAAAGTGAAGACATCGAGAACATGGGGAAAGTGGTCCAGATCCTGCGTTTGATGAGGATATTCCGTATACTGAAGCTGGCTAGGCACTCTGTCGGGCTGCGGTCATTGGGTGCCACTTTGAGGCACAGCTACCATGAAGTTGGACTCCTGCTTTTGTTCCTGGCTGTTGGGATTTCCATTTTCTCCGTCCTGGTCTACTCTGTGGAAAAGGACGATGACACATCGGAGTTGCAGAGCATCCCAATCTGCTGGTGGTGGGCCACCATTAGCATGACCACCGTGGGCTATGGAGACACCTACCCGGTCACCGTTGGAGGGAAGATCATTGGCACAACGTGCATCATCTGTGGAATATTAGTGGTAGCTCTTCCCATCACTATCATTTTCAACAAGTTTTCCAAATACTACCAGAAGCAGAAGGATATTGACGTGGACCAGTGCAACAACGACGCCAAGGAGAAGGCAAACGAGCTCCCTTATTTTAATATTAGGGATATTTATGCAAAAAGGATGCACTCCTTTATTTCTAGCCTTTCTTCAGTAGGATTTGTAGCCAACGACCGAGATTCAACGGACGCCTCAAGTATCCAAGATCTTGACGATGTTTATAACACAACATCTTTGCAGAATGGTACAGGAAAATGA
- the KCNS3 gene encoding potassium voltage-gated channel subfamily S member 3 isoform X1, whose amino-acid sequence MVYGEFFHRPGQDEELVNLNVGGFKQSIGQSTLLRFPHTRLGKLLKCHSEEAILELCDDYSVAEKEYYFDRNPSLFRYVLNFYYTGKLHVMEELCVFSFCQEIEYWGINELFLDSCCSNRYQEKKEEGLGPDKDWDQKSNAGSLDTSDDESSIFEKDLEKFDKQWLGELRKNIWVRMENPASCLSAKLIAVSSLSVVLASIVTMCIHSMPEFQKLDANEREIENPILEIVEIICIIWFTSELMIRLAAAPSQKKFWKNPLNIIDFVSILPFYATLAVDTKEEESEDIENMGKVVQILRLMRIFRILKLARHSVGLRSLGATLRHSYHEVGLLLLFLAVGISIFSVLVYSVEKDDDTSELQSIPICWWWATISMTTVGYGDTYPVTVGGKIIGTTCIICGILVVALPITIIFNKFSKYYQKQKDIDVDQCNNDAKEKANELPYFNIRDIYAKRMHSFISSLSSVGFVANDRDSTDASSIQDLDDVYNTTSLQNERASLVSSKTHL is encoded by the coding sequence ATGGTGTACGGCGAATTCTTCCACAGGCCGGGACAAGATGAGGAGCTTGTCAACTTGAATGTGGGTGGCTTTAAGCAGTCCATTGGCCAAAGCACATTGCTCAGATTTCCCCATACGAGACTCGGGAAGCTGCTCAAATGCCATTCAGAAGAAGCTATTCTGGAACTGTGCGATGACTACAGCGTTGCAGAGAAGGAGTACTACTTTGACCGGAACCCTTCCTTGTTCCGCTACGTGCTGAATTTTTATTACACAGGGAAACTCCACGTCATGGAAGAGCTCTGCGTCTTCTCCTTCTGCCAGGAAATAGAGTACTGGGGAATCAACGAGCTCTTCCTTGACTCTTGCTGCAGCAACAGGtaccaagaaaagaaagaagagggatTGGGACCAGATAAGGATTGGGACCAGAAAAGCAATGCTGGAAGCCTGGATACTTCTGACGACGAGTCGTCCATCTTTGAGAAGGATCTCGAGAAGTTTGATAAGCAATGGTTGGGGGAGTTGCGCAAGAACATATGGGTCAGAATGGAGAACCCTGCCTCTTGCTTGTCCGCCAAGTTGATTGCCGTTTCCTCCTTGAGCGTGGTCCTAGCATCCATTGTGACAATGTGCATCCATAGCATGCCGGAATTCCAGAAGCTGGATGCCAACGAAAGGGAGATAGAAAACCCTATTCTGGAAATAGTGGAGATCATATGCATCATCTGGTTCACCTCTGAGCTTATGATCAGATTGGCTGCTGCTCCGAGTCAGAAAAAGTTCTGGAAGAACCCGCTGAACATTATAGACTTTGTCTCCATCCTTCCGTTCTACGCCACTTTGGCCGTGGACACCAAAGAGGAGGAAAGTGAAGACATCGAGAACATGGGGAAAGTGGTCCAGATCCTGCGTTTGATGAGGATATTCCGTATACTGAAGCTGGCTAGGCACTCTGTCGGGCTGCGGTCATTGGGTGCCACTTTGAGGCACAGCTACCATGAAGTTGGACTCCTGCTTTTGTTCCTGGCTGTTGGGATTTCCATTTTCTCCGTCCTGGTCTACTCTGTGGAAAAGGACGATGACACATCGGAGTTGCAGAGCATCCCAATCTGCTGGTGGTGGGCCACCATTAGCATGACCACCGTGGGCTATGGAGACACCTACCCGGTCACCGTTGGAGGGAAGATCATTGGCACAACGTGCATCATCTGTGGAATATTAGTGGTAGCTCTTCCCATCACTATCATTTTCAACAAGTTTTCCAAATACTACCAGAAGCAGAAGGATATTGACGTGGACCAGTGCAACAACGACGCCAAGGAGAAGGCAAACGAGCTCCCTTATTTTAATATTAGGGATATTTATGCAAAAAGGATGCACTCCTTTATTTCTAGCCTTTCTTCAGTAGGATTTGTAGCCAACGACCGAGATTCAACGGACGCCTCAAGTATCCAAGATCTTGACGATGTTTATAACACAACATCTTTGCAGAATG